A region from the Panicum hallii strain FIL2 chromosome 1, PHallii_v3.1, whole genome shotgun sequence genome encodes:
- the LOC112893336 gene encoding bifunctional dTDP-4-dehydrorhamnose 3,5-epimerase/dTDP-4-dehydrorhamnose reductase produces MGVATNGSAAEQAPAPALKFLIYGRTGWIGGLLGGLCAARGIPFAYGAGRLENRAQLEADIDAAAPTHVFNAAGVTGRPNVDWCETHRAETVRANVVGTLTLADVCRARGLVLINYATGCIFEYDDAHPLGSGVGFKEEDTPNFVGSFYSKTKAMVEELLKNYENVCTLRVRMPISSDLSNPRNFITKITRYEKVVNIPNSMTILDELLPISIEMAKRNLTGIWNFTNPGVVSHNEILEMYRDYIDPSFSWKNFNLEEQAKVIVAPRSNNELDQTKLKNEFPELLSIKESLIKYVFEPNRKTSKA; encoded by the exons ATGGGCGTCGCCACCAACGGCTCGGCGGCGGAgcaggcgccggcgccggcgctcaAATTCCTCATCTACGGCCGCACGGGCTGGATCGGGGGCCTGCTGGGCGGCCTCTGTGCGGCGCGCGGGATCCCCTTCGCCTACGGCGCCGGCCGGCTCGAGAACCGCGCGCAGCTGGAGGCCGACATCGACGCCGCGGCGCCCACGCACGTGTTCAACGCCGCGGGCGTCACGGGCCGCCCCAACGTCGACTGGTGCGAGACGCACCGCGCCGAGACCGTCCGCGCCAACGTCGTGGGCACGCTCACGCTGGCCGACGTCTGCCGCGCCCGAGGGCTCGTGCTCATCAACTACGCCACCGGGTGCATCTTCGAGTACGACGACGCGCACCCGCTCGGCTCCGGGGTCGGCTTCAAGGAGGAAGACACGCCCAACTTCGTCGGATCATTCTACTCCAAAACCAAGGCCATG GTTGAGGAACTGCTCAAGAACTATGAGAATGTATGCACCCTTCGTGTAAGGATGCCTATTTCATCGGATCTCTCCAATCCTCGCAATTTCATTACCAAAATCACCAGATACGAGAAGGTTGTCAACATCCCGAATTCAATGACAATACTGGATGAACTTCTTCCCATCTCGATCGAAATGGCGAAGAGAAACCTGACTGGAATATGGAATTTCACAAATCCTGGTGTGGTGAGCCACAACGAGATACTAGAGATGTACAGAGACTACATCGACCCAAGCTTCTCTTGGAAAAACTTCAATCTGGAAGAGCAAGCAAAGGTCATAGTTGCACCGAGGAGCAACAATGAGCTCGATCAAACTAAGTTGAAGAATGAGTTCCCAGAGCTTCTGTCCATCAAGGAGTCGCTGATCAAATACGTTTTCGAGCCAAATCGGAAGACATCCAAGGCTTGA
- the LOC112888057 gene encoding protein HOTHEAD-like: MASDLNSAQAMAVFTVASFFALLCMAQQARAVNYTFMREAVDAPPVAYYDYIIIGGGTAGCPLAATLSQRSRVLLLERGGSPYEDGRVLSMLHFSDVLADTSASSPSQRFVSEDGVINSRPRVLGGGSCINAGFFTRAGAGYVRAVGWDPREVLAAYRWVEDVVAFQPALGPWQAAVRRGLLETGVLPDSGFTYDHIPGTKVGGSIFDADGRRHTAADLLRYSNPDGIDLFLRARVARILFGYKGTKPVARGVVFRDAQGGAHVAYLNRGAANEVILSAGALGSPQQLMLSGIGPADHLRSLSIDVILDLPGVGQGMSDNPMNAIYVPSPSPVEVSLIQVVGITRFGSYIEGASGANWNSHPSGTQPPPRNFGMFSPQTGQLATVPPAQRTPEAIARAVEAMSQVPDAALRGGFILEKVLGPQSTGSLALRNLDPDDNPSVRFNYFAHPDDLRRCVAGISAIERVIRSRAFSRFTYPNFAFPAALNVTADFPVNTLHGGRRVGGDPRALEQFCRDTVMTIWHYHGGCQVGRVVDRDYKVLGVEALRVIDGSTFNASPGTNPQATVMMLGRYMGVKLLKERMLVEGPGAR, translated from the exons ATGGCTTCTGACCTGAACTCAGCACAAGCAATGGCCGTCTTCACTGTCGCAAGCTTCTTCGCGCTCCTGTGCATGGCTCAACAAG CACGAGCTGTGAACTACACCTTCATGAGGGAGGCGGTGGACGCGCCGCCGGTGGCCTACTACGACTACATCATCatcggcggcggcacggcgggttGCCCGCTTGCCGCGACGCTGTCGCAGCGCTCGCGCGTGCTCCTCCTGGAGCGCGGCGGCTCGCCCTACGAGGACGGGCGCGTCCTGAGCATGCTCCACTTCTCGGACGTGCTGGCGGACACGTCGGCGTCGTCCCCATCGCAGCGGTTCGTGTCCGAGGACGGCGTGATCAACTCCCGCCCGCGCGTGCTGGGCGGCGGCAGCTGCATCAACGCCGGGTTCTTcacgcgcgccggcgccgggtaCGTCAGGGCCGTCGGGTGGGACCCCAGGGAGGTCCTGGCGGCGTACCGGTGGGTGGAGGACGTCGTGGCGTTCCAGCCGGCGCTGGGCCCGTGGCAGGCCGCCGTGCGGAGGGGCCTCCTGGAGACCGGCGTGCTGCCGGACAGCGGGTTCACGTACGACCACATCCCCGGGACCAAGGTCGGCGGGTCCATCTTCGACGCCGACGGCCGACGCCACACGGCGGCGGATCTGCTCCGGTACTCGAACCCCGACGGGATCGACCTGTTTCTCCGGGCCAGAGTGGCCAGGATCTTGTTCGGCTACAAAG GGACCAAGCCGGTGGCGCGAGGCGTGGTGTTCCGCGACGCGCAGGGCGGCGCTCACGTGGCGTACCTGAACCGCGGCGCGGCCAACGAGGTGATCCTCTCGGCGGGGGCGCTGGGCAGCCCGCAGCAGCTGATGCTCAGCGGCATCGGCCCGGCCGACCACCTCCGGTCGCTCAGCATCGACGTCATCCTGGACCTGCCGGGCGTCGGGCAGGGCATGTCCGACAACCCCATGAATGCCATCTAcgtgccgtcgccgtcgccggtgGAGGTGTCGCTGATCCAGGTGGTCGGCATCACCCGGTTCGGCAGCTACATCGAGGGCGCCAGCGGCGCCAACTGGAACAGCCACCCCTCCGGCACGCAGCCTCCTCCTCGGAACTTCGGCATGTTCTCTCCGCAG ACGGGGCAGCTCGCGACGGTGCCGCCGGCGCAGCGGACGCCGGAGGCCATCGCGCGCGCCGTGGAGGCCATGAGCCAGGTCCCCGACGCGGCGCTCCGGGGCGGGTTCATCCTGGAGAAGGTGCTGGGCCCGCAGTCGACGGGCAGCCTCGCGCTCCGCAACCTGGACCCCGACGACAACCCCTCCGTGCGGTTCAACTACTTCGCGCACCCCGACGACCTCCGGCGCTGCGTCGCCGGCATCTCGGCCATCGAGCGGGTGATCCGGTCCAGGGCCTTCTCCCGGTTCACGTACCCCAACTTCGCGTTCCCGGCCGCGCTCAACGTCACGGCCGACTTCCCCGTGAACACGCtgcacggcggccggcgcgtCGGCGGCGACCCCAGGGCGCTGGAGCAGTTCTGCAGGGACACCGTGATGACCATCTGGCACTACCACGGCGGCTGCCAGGTCGGCCGCGTCGTGGATCGCGACTACAAGGTGCTCGGCGTCGAGGCCCTCCGCGTCATCGACGGCTCCACGTTCAACGCCTCGCCGGGCACCAACCCGCAGGCCACCGTCATGATGCTCGGCAG GTACATGGGGGTGAAGCTCCTGAAGGAGAGGATGCTCGTCGAAGGGCCAGGCGCCAGATGA
- the LOC112888037 gene encoding SPX domain-containing membrane protein Os02g45520 encodes MVNFGKRLMADQLEEWREYYINYKMMKKKVKQYVQQTQTGGKNREQVLKEFSRVLDDQIEKIVLFLLQQQGHLASRIENLGEQHAALMEQSDLSQICQLREAYREVGYDLVKLLRFLDINATGIRKILKKFDKRFGYKFTDYYVSTRANHPYSQLQQIFKQVGVVAVVGALSRNLAYLQDNRESFPSIYDHPSITIKDPVIEQINHSVQKLTHSTNFMQFLGQHALIVAEDMHSGSDLVDDQSYHFLSLLLNLVNTFLYMVNTYIIVPTADDYSVSLGAAATVCGVIIGSMAVAQIFSSVYFSAWSNKSYFRPLVFSSIMLFLGNLLYALAYDLNSLTALIVGRLLCGLGSARAVNRRYISDCVPLKTRLQASAGFVSASALGMACGPALAGLLQTKFRIYGLTFNQNTLPGWVMCLAWLAYLVWLWISFKEPGHIATENSGNTQSSDSAHRVSGNLEDGLGQPLLLDAKERNDEDVEDNDDNEEDPEESHKPATSLAAAYRLLTPSVKVQLLIYFMLKFAMEILLSESSVVTTFYFNWTTSTVAIFLAVLGLTVLPVNVIVGSYVTNLFQDRQILVASEIMVLIGIVMSFSFTPHYSVPQYVTSALITFVFAEVLEGVNLSLLSRVMSSRLSRGTYNGGLLSTEAGTLARVAADMTITAAGNLGQSRLLNATLLPSLVICVSSIVATFCTYNSLY; translated from the exons ATGGTTAATTTCGGTAAGAGATTGATGGCAGACCAATTGGAGGAGTGGAGAGA ATACTATATTAACTACAAGATGATGAAGAAAAAGGTAAAACAGTATGTCCAGCAGACCCAAACTGGTGGAAAAAACCGCGAACAAGTTCTGAAGGAGTTTTCAAGGGTGCTCGATGACCAG ATTGAAAAGATTGTTCTCTTTCTTCTGCAACAACAAGGTCATCTTGCTAGCAGGATCGAGAATTTGGGAGAACAGCATGCCGCGCTTATGGAACAGTCTGATTTATCCCAGATTTGTCAGCTACGAGAGGCTTACAGGGAAGTTGGATATGATCTTGTGAAGCTCCTTAGGTTTCTTGATATCAATGCTACTGGCATCCGGAAGATACTTAAGAAGTTTGATAAGCGCTTTGGCTATAAGTTTACGGATTATTACGTCTCTACTCGGGCAAATCATCCTTATTCTCAGCTTCAGCAGATCTTCAAGCAAGTG GGCGTCGTGGCCGTAGTTGGCGCTTTGTCACGCAACCTTGCATATCTGCAGGATAATCGAGAAAGTTTTCCATCCATCTATGATCATCCATCAATAACTATCAAG GACCCCGTCATAGAACAAATAAATCATTCAGTACAGAAACTCACGCACTCCACAAACTTCATGCAATTCTTAGGACAACACGCACTCATCGTTGCGGAGGATATGCATAGTGGCTCCGATCTTGTTGACGACCAAAGCTACCACTTCCTGTCACTACTGCTCAACTTAGTGAATACATTTCTGTATATGGTGAACACATATATCATCGTGCCAACTGCAGATGACTATTCAGTAAGCCTCGGCGCAGCAGCGACTGTCTGTGGTGTCATTATCGGATCGATGGCAGTTGCTCAAATCTTCTCCTCAGTATATTTCAGTGCCTGGTCGAATAAGTCATACTTCAGACCCCTCGTATTCAGCAGCATCATGTTATTTCTGGGGAACCTGCTGTATGCTTTGGCGTATGATCTGAATTCCCTAACTGCTCTTATTGTTGGCCGGCTGCTGTGTGG CTTGGGTTCTGCCAGAGCTGTGAACCGTCGATACATCAGCGACTGCGTACCTCTGAAAACCAGGCTGCAGGCATCTGCAGGGTTTGTCAGTGCTAGCGCTCTTGGAATGGCATGCGGTCCTGCTCTTGCCGGTTTGCTACAGACAAAATTTAGAATCTATGGGCTCACATTCAATCAGAACACCTTACCTGGGTGGGTCATGTGCCTTGCTTGGCTTGCGTATttggtctggttgtggatttcATTCAAGGAGCCGGGTCACATTGCTACAGAGAATTCTGGCAACACGCAGTCATCTGATTCTG CTCATCGAGTAAGTGGAAATTTGGAGGATGGCCTGGGACAGCCTTTGCTCCTGGATGCAAAGGAGAGAAACGATGAAGATGTTGAGGACAATGACGACAacgaagaagatcctgaagaatcTCATAAGCCCGCAACATCGCTTGCTGCAGCATACAGATTGCTAACGCCATCTGTGAAG GTTCAGTTACTGATCTACTTCATGCTCAAGTTTGCCATGGAAATTCTACTCTCGGAGTCAAGTGTTGTCACCACATTCTACTTCAACTGGACAACTAGTACCGTGGCAATCTTTTTAGCGGTTCTTGGACTGACCGTTCTTCCAGTTAATGTCATCGTGGGAAGCTATGTCACCAACTTGTTTCAGGACAG GCAAATTCTTGTGGCCTCTGAAATCATGGTGTTGATCGGCATAGTCATGAGCTTCAGTTTCACCCCACACTACTCCGTTCCACAATACGTCACGTCGGCTCTCATCACGTTCGTATTCGCTGAGGTGCTCGAAG GGGTCAACCTGTCGCTCCTCTCCCGCGTGATGTCGTCGAGGCTCTCCCGCGGGACCTACAACGGCGGGCTGCTCTCGACGGAGGCCGGCACGCTGGCCCGCGTCGCCGCGGACATGACGATCACCGCGGCCGGTAATCTGGGGCAGAGTCGCCTGCTGAATGCCACCCTGCTGCCCTCCTTGGTGATCTGCGTGTCCTCCATCGTCGCGACGTTTTGCACTTACAACTCACTCTACTGA
- the LOC112884887 gene encoding uncharacterized protein LOC112884887, translating to MAPGSVKTSSPDLPTLQKLAGPRKPRACSAALPRFQRLPSIRRGAVAVACARGGEQQSSPVVAAAQARPGTDALSVEFRTREGCRLGIARYPDFAYDAQGGRGAGAGRGAGSAEGGTVLVDFDVASLYIPPMSGATTRFLGLPLPPFLKIDILPEALGGSIDRASGQVDLKFRSRFCFSVGSIYKAPPLFVDTTLTSEESRGAIRSGTGERMDDEGRCKLVGVAVVDPIDDLFMNTFLGLPTECIAYLNATISIAATPQIHA from the exons ATGGCACCCGGCAGCGTCAAAACCTCCTCACCGGACCTCCCAACCCTGCAAAAGCTCGCGGGTCCCAGAAAACCACGCGCCTGTTCCGCTGCGCTTCCGAGATTCCAACGGCTGCCGTCGATCAGGCGCGGAGCCGTGGCCGTAGCATGCGCCCGCGGAGGCGAGCAGCAATCCTCCCCCGTCGtcgcggcggcgcaggcgcggccTGGCACCGACGCGCTTAGCGTCGAGTTCCGGACGCGGGAGGGGTGCCGGCTCGGCATCGCCAGGTACCCGGACTTTGCGTACGACGCGCAgggcggccgcggcgcgggAGCGGGGCGCGGCGCCGGGAGCGCGGAGGGCGGCACGGTGCTCGTCGACTTCGACGTGGCGAGCCTGTACATCCCGCCCATGTCCGGCGCGACGACCAGGTTCCTcgggctgccgctgccgccgttcCTCAAGATTGACATCTTGCCAGAGGCCCTGGGCGGAAGCATCGACCGAGCCAGTGGTCAG GTTGACCTCAAGTTCAGGTCGAGGTTCTGTTTCTCGGTCGGGAGCATCTACAAAGCGCCGCCTTTGTTTGTCGACACAACGCTGACCTCCGAGGAGTCAAGGGGAGCCATAAGATCCGGCACTGGAGAAAGAATGGACGATGAAGGGAGATGCAAGCTGGTTGGGGTGGCCGTCGTCGACCCAATCGATGACCTCTTCATGAACACATTTCTCGGCCTGCCGACCGAGTGCATTGCTTATCTGAATGCCACCATCTCCATAGCCGCAACACCGCAGATACACGCGTGA
- the LOC112884879 gene encoding zinc finger CCCH domain-containing protein 17-like: MDIETDGRFGNKRVHNRLGPGSGGAPSSTTGKVCNFWRAGRCNRFPCPYLHSELPEAAAPPKRPAGPGGNVWRNPNSGGRGGGGHNRWGRGPGGGSGAASHRPPDRPCKFFLAGTDCSYGERCRYPHSYCISDSITMLTLLKGHEKGVTGIALPTGSDKLYSGSKDGTVRMWDCQTGQCAGVITMGREVGCMISEGPWLFVGIPDAVKVWNMQTAAEMNLTGPTGQVYALAVASELLFAATQDGRILAWRFSAATNCFEPAASLDGHKLAVVSLIVGGMRLYSASMDKTIRVWDLATLQCIQTLSDHTDVVMSVLCWDQFLLSCSLDQTIKVWAATESGNLEVTYTHKEEQGALALSGMPDAQSKPVLLCSLNDNTARLYDLPSFSDRGRIFSKQEIRAIQMGPGGLFFTGDGTGELKVWQWVEAAQT, translated from the exons ATGGACATAGAGACCGACGGGCGATTCGGCAACAAGCGCGTGCACAATCGCCTCGGCCCGGGCTCCGGCGGCGCTCCGTCATCTACCACTGGGAAGGTCTGCAACTTCTGGCGCGCTGGGCGGTGCAATCGCTTCCCGTGCCCCTACCTCCACAGCGAGCtccccgaggcggcggcgccgcccaaGCGCCCCGCCGGACCCGGGGGGAACGTCTGGCGCAACCCCAACTCgggaggacgaggaggcggcggtCACAATAGATGGGGGAGGGGCCCTGGAGGCGGCAGCGGGGCTGCGAGCCACAGGCCGCCGGACAGGCCCTGCAAGTTCTTCCTCGCCGGTACCGATTGCAGCTACGGCGAGAGGTGCCGCTATCCCCACAGCTACTGCATAAGCGATAGTATCACGATGCTCACCCTGCTCAAGGGCCACGAGAAG GGTGTTACCGGCATTGCACTGCCCACTGGGTCGGACAAGCTGTATTCTGGGAGTAAGGATGGAACTGTTCGCATGTGGGATTGTCAAACCGGGCAG TGTGCCGGTGTCATCACTATGGGTCGCGAGGTTGGGTGTATGATCAGCGAAGGTCCGTGGTTATTTGTTGGAATACCTGATGCAGTGAAG GTTTGGAATATGCAAACAGCAGCGGAAATGAATCTTACTGGACCAACTGGGCAAGTCTATGCACTTGCTGTTGCCAGTGAGTTACTCTTTGCTGCAACACAG GATGGGAGGATTTTGGCATGGAGATTTAGCGCCGCAACTAACTGCTTCGAGCCAGCTGCTTCTCTTGATGGCCATAAGCTTGCTGTTGTTTCATTAATAGTAGGAGGCATGAGACTTTATTCGGCTTCAATGGATAAAACGATCAGA GTGTGGGATTTGGCAACATTGCAGTGCATACAGACTCTTTCTGATCATACCGATGTTGTTATGTCTGTGCTGTGCTGGGATCAGTTTCTATTATCGTGCTCTTTAGATCAAACAATAAAA GTTTGGGCAGCTACAGAGAGTGGAAACTTAGAAGTAACATATACACACAAAGAGGAGCAG GGTGCACTTGCCCTCAGTGGTATGCCTGATGCACAGTCAAAACCTGTGCTACTGTGTTCGTTAAATGACAATACTGCCCGCCTATATGATCTGCCATC GTTCAGTGATAGGGGCAGAATATTCTCCAAACAAGAAATTAGGGCAATACAAATGGGTCCTGGTGGTTTATTTTTTACGGGGGATGGAACTGGTGAGCTGAAGGTTTGGCAATGGGTAGAGGCAGCCCAAACCTAA